In one Paenibacillus sp. JQZ6Y-1 genomic region, the following are encoded:
- the rpsU gene encoding 30S ribosomal protein S21, whose translation MSETKVRKNETIDAALRRFKRSIAKDGVLAEVKKRKHYEKPSVKRKKKSEAARKRKF comes from the coding sequence GTGTCTGAAACGAAAGTTCGCAAAAACGAAACAATTGATGCAGCACTTCGTCGCTTCAAACGCTCCATCGCTAAAGATGGCGTTCTGGCTGAGGTGAAAAAACGCAAACATTATGAAAAGCCGAGCGTAAAGCGTAAGAAAAAATCTGAGGCTGCGCGCAAAAGAAAGTTTTAG
- a CDS encoding NfeD family protein, giving the protein MIMQTDGGKGYRRPSLWLGIAMLTLITGLLVAALPVHAAADTAQAAQYGVGSSIAAFLTHPVVQTLLLFVGIAGIAIEILVPGVIAPGAVGVIAFGLFFYGGQLAGYSGSLTWILFAAGLLLLVLEFFIPSFGILGILGAGSLIYAVIQAARDTSNALLSLGIAFVAAAIVVGIVAYIFRKRGVWNRFILSEQLTSDESYMANLQREQLIGLEGTSLTPLRPSGTVLIEGRHIDVVTQGGYIERDRHVKIVRIDGSRIIVDEYSELKQAAHADPDESAQG; this is encoded by the coding sequence ATGATTATGCAAACCGATGGCGGTAAAGGTTACCGTCGTCCATCATTATGGTTAGGAATCGCCATGCTCACGCTGATTACAGGTTTGCTGGTTGCTGCGCTGCCGGTTCACGCCGCAGCAGATACCGCACAGGCAGCGCAATATGGAGTCGGCTCTAGTATTGCTGCATTTTTGACCCATCCGGTTGTTCAAACCTTGCTATTGTTCGTGGGAATTGCAGGCATCGCGATTGAAATTCTCGTGCCGGGCGTGATTGCACCGGGGGCAGTTGGCGTGATTGCCTTTGGATTGTTTTTCTACGGCGGACAGCTTGCCGGTTATTCCGGTTCGCTGACATGGATATTGTTCGCCGCAGGTTTGCTGTTACTAGTTCTGGAGTTTTTTATACCGAGCTTTGGCATACTTGGAATCTTGGGGGCGGGAAGCTTGATCTACGCGGTTATACAAGCTGCAAGAGATACATCCAATGCACTGTTGTCACTGGGGATCGCTTTTGTAGCGGCAGCGATTGTTGTCGGTATCGTCGCTTACATTTTCCGTAAGCGCGGTGTTTGGAACCGTTTTATTCTGAGTGAGCAATTGACTTCGGATGAGAGTTATATGGCGAATCTGCAACGTGAGCAGCTGATCGGTCTGGAAGGTACAAGTTTAACACCGCTGCGTCCGTCTGGTACGGTGCTGATTGAGGGTCGTCATATCGATGTAGTGACTCAGGGCGGTTATATCGAACGCGATCGTCACGTGAAAATTGTCCGTATTGACGGCAGCCGCATCATTGTAGACGAATATTCCGAGTTAAAGCAAGCCGCTCATGCAGACCCTGATGAATCTGCACAAGGATGA
- a CDS encoding AAA family ATPase has translation MKPIVLKLSGLQSYREQQEIDFTALCETGLFGIFGPTGSGKSTVLDAITLALYGKVERAQNGTQGILNHSEDAVFVSFSFELLSDVGTHQYRVERRFKRTGEHTVSNSMSRFIECLADGDRVIADKLGDVTRCVEEYIGLKMDDFTRAVVLPQGKFAEFLSLKGSDRRQMLQRLFHLEKYGDRLMQKLSQRVKDTDNRLDRLAAEQTGLGDASAEAVKAAKERLQQAAQEAEQLRQRLQEVTTRLEKLGKVRELINEKSLLQQRLEQLSGHEDEIGSLEQQLEAALSAQTLLPLLDGWKQIHQQSQQEQQRVDELHQQWKQAEQAAYHATEQEQQARQQLNQQEPRLRSRLDQLQQALTLQQECHDLEQAQLQLHQQLEQIAAQLNDAQQQSQREQALLDKAQVLRDELNTQLRASEVRSQDRRELQEAQQRLNTLDTARTRVSELEQEQQTQLSATSRYDATWEQLEQEHIHFGSAEQQLFQQATSLQTEQQRQEQRLLQFQEQLQQWEQSYHAASREAETHRLAAVLAAQLQDGEPCAVCGSVHHPHPAILQQDTEQAQADEQHDPLQVIEQLQQSVRQYSENIRSRTFELSNIRTDWEWLHSDGAAASDQSYPVVTSTQEQPALAELDQRVKENSSNAESVESHTLFQMKDQLDFDRIQTAATDWLNQFAPQHSELEQQLQQLRQQLRNWRQQQREWSQRRTAVQAERQSAQRLLEQSSTRLEAAQQQLQQLLNDWQEHHPELTEQQARERFADLARKDEQADHIRGRLEKSAPYIEERNKAIREGEQQINALERQQIQERTRYESDQRHLQDKQNLLQQWIGEQSAEQLITEANNELNRYRHEATQWAEQLRNAQLLQQQAGQNHALAVQSAQSLSAQSEQAAQRWQQALQESRFDNEQQVAAARMDEQQMQAARQRIDSHREQQRELSVHLRELESKLDGQTVSEEQWQQLQQEWQDARQADEAALEYRARATRDFEDLEQRHVRWLELERQRTKLAVESNHLSKLQGSMRGNAFVEYIAEEQLMQVSLAASERLRFLTRQRYSLEVDSGGGFVICDNGNGGIRRPVSTLSGGETFLTSLSLALALSAQIQLRGQYPLQFFFLDEGFGTLDPELLDTVVTSLEKLHTDRLSVGIISHVPELRMRLPRKLVVVPAEQAGKGSRVVMETM, from the coding sequence ATGAAGCCTATCGTATTAAAGCTGTCGGGTCTGCAAAGTTACCGCGAACAGCAGGAGATCGACTTTACCGCCCTCTGCGAAACAGGGTTATTTGGTATCTTTGGACCGACTGGAAGTGGTAAATCGACCGTACTGGATGCGATCACACTGGCACTATACGGCAAGGTGGAACGTGCACAGAACGGAACGCAGGGCATTTTGAATCATTCTGAGGATGCGGTCTTTGTATCCTTTTCCTTTGAGCTGCTGTCGGATGTTGGTACCCATCAATATCGGGTAGAACGGCGCTTCAAGCGGACTGGTGAGCATACCGTAAGCAATAGCATGAGCCGTTTTATCGAATGTCTAGCAGACGGAGATCGCGTCATTGCTGACAAACTGGGCGATGTTACGCGCTGCGTCGAGGAGTATATCGGTCTAAAAATGGACGATTTCACTCGTGCCGTAGTATTACCGCAGGGTAAATTTGCTGAGTTTTTATCCTTAAAAGGCAGCGATCGTCGTCAGATGCTACAGCGATTGTTCCATCTGGAAAAGTACGGCGACCGACTGATGCAAAAGCTCAGCCAGCGCGTCAAAGATACCGACAATCGTCTGGATCGGCTCGCTGCGGAGCAAACCGGTCTCGGCGACGCGTCTGCCGAAGCTGTCAAAGCTGCTAAGGAACGTTTACAGCAGGCAGCACAGGAAGCGGAGCAATTGCGTCAACGCTTGCAGGAAGTAACGACTCGACTGGAAAAGCTGGGCAAAGTTCGTGAGCTGATCAATGAGAAGTCATTGCTGCAACAGCGCTTGGAGCAACTGTCTGGGCATGAGGACGAAATTGGTTCGCTTGAGCAACAGCTGGAAGCAGCATTGTCTGCTCAGACGCTGTTGCCACTGCTTGACGGCTGGAAACAAATCCACCAGCAATCCCAGCAGGAGCAGCAGCGGGTCGACGAATTGCATCAGCAATGGAAACAGGCGGAGCAAGCTGCCTATCATGCGACCGAGCAGGAGCAGCAGGCACGTCAGCAGCTGAATCAGCAGGAGCCACGGCTTCGTTCGCGTCTGGATCAGCTTCAGCAAGCCCTTACGTTGCAGCAGGAATGCCACGACTTGGAGCAGGCACAGCTGCAACTGCATCAGCAATTGGAGCAGATTGCTGCACAGCTGAACGATGCACAGCAGCAATCTCAGCGTGAGCAAGCCCTACTTGATAAAGCACAAGTATTGCGTGACGAACTGAATACACAGCTCCGAGCCTCCGAAGTGCGCAGTCAGGATCGACGCGAATTGCAGGAAGCTCAGCAGCGCTTGAATACACTGGATACTGCGCGTACCCGTGTCAGTGAATTAGAACAAGAACAGCAAACCCAACTGTCTGCAACCTCACGATATGATGCAACATGGGAACAGCTGGAACAGGAACATATTCATTTTGGTAGTGCAGAGCAGCAGCTATTCCAGCAAGCGACATCTCTGCAAACGGAACAGCAGCGTCAGGAGCAACGATTGCTGCAATTTCAGGAGCAGCTACAACAGTGGGAGCAGTCCTATCATGCCGCTTCTAGAGAAGCCGAGACTCATCGTTTAGCTGCGGTGCTGGCAGCGCAATTGCAGGATGGAGAGCCATGCGCAGTATGCGGATCGGTTCATCATCCACACCCTGCGATTTTGCAACAGGATACAGAGCAAGCGCAAGCGGACGAGCAGCATGATCCACTGCAAGTCATTGAACAGCTGCAGCAATCTGTCCGCCAGTATAGCGAGAACATCCGCAGTCGTACGTTTGAATTGAGCAATATACGGACCGATTGGGAATGGCTGCATAGCGATGGTGCAGCTGCGTCAGACCAATCTTATCCAGTTGTAACATCTACGCAAGAACAACCAGCATTAGCCGAACTAGATCAACGTGTAAAAGAAAATTCATCTAACGCTGAATCTGTGGAGTCTCATACGTTGTTCCAAATGAAAGATCAACTTGATTTTGATCGTATCCAGACAGCTGCTACCGATTGGCTGAATCAGTTTGCACCGCAACATAGCGAACTGGAGCAGCAGCTTCAGCAGTTGCGCCAACAATTGCGCAACTGGCGTCAGCAGCAGCGGGAGTGGTCCCAGCGTCGTACAGCAGTACAGGCGGAACGCCAAAGTGCCCAGCGTCTGCTGGAACAATCCAGCACCCGACTAGAAGCCGCTCAGCAGCAGCTTCAGCAATTGTTGAATGATTGGCAAGAACATCATCCAGAGCTGACTGAACAGCAGGCAAGAGAACGGTTTGCTGATCTAGCACGTAAGGATGAGCAGGCAGACCATATTCGCGGACGGTTGGAAAAGAGTGCGCCCTACATCGAGGAACGGAACAAAGCGATTCGCGAAGGGGAGCAGCAGATCAACGCACTCGAACGCCAACAGATTCAGGAACGTACTCGTTACGAAAGTGATCAGCGGCACTTGCAGGATAAACAAAACCTGTTGCAGCAGTGGATTGGAGAACAATCTGCTGAACAGCTCATCACTGAAGCGAATAATGAACTGAATCGGTATCGCCATGAAGCAACGCAATGGGCAGAGCAGCTGCGCAATGCTCAGCTGCTTCAACAGCAAGCAGGGCAAAATCATGCGCTTGCTGTGCAGTCGGCGCAATCGCTATCCGCTCAGTCAGAGCAGGCTGCCCAGCGCTGGCAGCAGGCGTTACAAGAGTCTCGCTTTGATAATGAGCAGCAAGTGGCAGCAGCACGTATGGATGAGCAGCAGATGCAAGCCGCACGTCAGCGAATCGACAGTCATCGTGAACAGCAACGTGAGCTAAGTGTTCATTTGCGTGAGCTGGAATCCAAGCTGGACGGTCAAACCGTATCCGAAGAACAGTGGCAGCAGCTGCAACAGGAATGGCAGGACGCGCGTCAGGCGGACGAAGCAGCACTGGAATATCGTGCACGCGCCACGCGTGACTTTGAAGATTTGGAACAGCGTCATGTGCGCTGGCTGGAGCTGGAACGTCAACGGACCAAGTTGGCAGTGGAATCCAATCATTTATCCAAATTACAAGGAAGCATGCGCGGTAATGCATTTGTCGAATATATCGCTGAGGAACAACTCATGCAGGTTAGTCTGGCAGCTTCGGAGCGACTACGTTTCCTGACTCGTCAGCGCTATTCCCTAGAAGTTGATTCTGGCGGGGGCTTTGTCATTTGCGATAATGGCAATGGTGGAATTCGCCGTCCAGTCTCAACGTTGTCCGGCGGTGAAACCTTCCTGACCTCGCTATCGCTCGCGTTGGCATTGTCAGCACAAATTCAATTGCGCGGACAATATCCGCTACAGTTCTTTTTCCTTGATGAAGGATTCGGCACACTTGATCCCGAACTTCTGGATACAGTCGTTACGTCGCTGGAAAAATTGCACACCGATCGTCTGTCTGTCGGCATCATCAGCCACGTGCCAGAACTGCGTATGCGACTGCCGCGCAAGCTGGTGGTCGTACCCGCAGAGCAGGCAGGCAAAGGCTCGCGTGTCGTAATGGAAACGATGTAA
- a CDS encoding GatB/YqeY domain-containing protein yields MSLSERLNEDMKQAMRDKDKFKLSTIRMVRSTIKNQEIDLKRDLNDDEVLDILSREIKQRKDALQEFEKAGRDDLTTNLRAEIEIVSEYLPTQLSEEEIKVIVQQTILETGASSKADMGKVMSALMPKVKGRADGKVVNQAVQQLLQ; encoded by the coding sequence ATGAGTCTTAGCGAACGATTGAACGAGGATATGAAGCAGGCGATGAGGGACAAGGACAAGTTCAAATTGTCCACGATCCGCATGGTCCGTTCAACGATTAAAAATCAAGAAATTGATTTGAAGCGTGATTTGAACGACGATGAAGTGCTTGATATTCTTAGCCGTGAGATCAAACAGCGCAAAGATGCCCTCCAAGAATTTGAGAAAGCAGGTCGTGACGACCTGACAACCAACCTTAGAGCGGAAATTGAGATTGTTTCAGAATACCTTCCTACCCAGCTTTCTGAAGAAGAAATTAAAGTCATTGTACAGCAGACCATCCTGGAGACCGGTGCTTCTTCAAAAGCCGATATGGGGAAAGTAATGAGCGCCTTGATGCCTAAGGTCAAAGGTCGCGCAGACGGAAAAGTTGTGAACCAAGCGGTTCAGCAGCTTCTGCAATAA
- a CDS encoding exonuclease SbcCD subunit D, with protein sequence MRILHTADWHFGKTLEGRSRMEEQIAFVDELVTLADEQQADLILMAGDVYDSVNPPAMAEQLFYEATARLTQNGRPMVIIAGNHDQPERISSAAPLVRGRGIHLLGVPSPAGLEIHIPRTGETAVIAPLSYPSESRLNELLIDDHDENNIRRAYSERVGRLMKQLASGFRADTVNLAMSHVYVLGGVETDSERPIQVGGAYTVDPSALYTGAQYTALGHLHRAQAVKGEGMIRYSGSPLAYSFSEAGQAKSVTMLDIVPGGVPQMQELFLTSGRPLVRWKAKGGLAEVYQWLDEGRDPNAFIDLEISLQEALSMGDIQNLRKAYSGIVNIRPIYPQTEAEEQFSERAQLPVHELFRKFYERQTGGAVPDDRMVEIFLELIDGEEQLEPASTETGKGVQS encoded by the coding sequence GTGCGTATTTTACATACCGCAGACTGGCATTTTGGCAAAACGCTGGAAGGCAGAAGCCGGATGGAGGAGCAGATCGCTTTTGTTGATGAGCTGGTGACACTGGCAGATGAGCAGCAAGCCGATCTGATCTTGATGGCGGGCGATGTGTACGATTCCGTCAATCCGCCAGCGATGGCAGAACAGCTATTTTACGAAGCAACCGCACGTCTGACACAGAATGGACGACCGATGGTTATCATTGCGGGTAACCATGATCAACCGGAACGTATTTCATCCGCCGCTCCGCTGGTGCGGGGTAGAGGCATTCATTTGCTTGGTGTGCCATCACCTGCCGGATTGGAAATTCATATCCCGCGTACTGGCGAAACAGCGGTCATTGCACCGCTGTCCTATCCGTCAGAATCACGGCTGAATGAGCTGCTAATTGATGATCATGATGAGAATAATATCCGGCGTGCCTACAGTGAACGTGTTGGTCGCCTGATGAAGCAATTGGCATCCGGCTTTCGTGCGGATACCGTTAATCTGGCGATGAGCCATGTATACGTACTTGGTGGCGTCGAAACAGATTCCGAGCGTCCGATTCAGGTCGGCGGCGCCTACACTGTTGATCCATCGGCACTGTATACCGGAGCTCAATATACAGCACTCGGTCATTTGCACCGAGCGCAGGCAGTCAAAGGCGAAGGCATGATTCGCTACAGCGGCTCTCCGCTGGCGTATAGCTTTTCCGAAGCTGGGCAAGCCAAATCGGTTACCATGCTGGATATCGTACCCGGCGGTGTACCACAAATGCAAGAATTATTCCTCACCAGTGGACGTCCACTAGTACGCTGGAAAGCCAAAGGCGGTCTTGCTGAGGTGTATCAATGGCTAGACGAAGGACGCGATCCTAACGCTTTTATCGATCTCGAAATATCGTTGCAAGAAGCATTATCGATGGGCGATATTCAGAATTTGCGCAAGGCGTACAGTGGTATCGTGAATATTCGCCCGATCTATCCGCAAACGGAAGCCGAAGAACAATTCAGTGAACGCGCACAATTGCCGGTACACGAATTGTTCCGCAAATTTTACGAGCGTCAGACAGGCGGCGCTGTGCCGGATGACCGAATGGTAGAGATTTTCTTGGAGCTGATTGATGGCGAGGAACAACTAGAACCAGCGTCAACGGAGACAGGTAAGGGAGTGCAGTCATGA
- a CDS encoding histidine triad nucleotide-binding protein produces MFKEDCLFCKIAAGTIPGNKVYEDDRILAFHDIAPAAPVHVLIIPKTHIDSMNEVTTEQLPLIAEIHGVAIQLAKELNVDQSGYRLINNCGPDSGQAVQHVHYHLLGGGKLGALTGNSDSHA; encoded by the coding sequence ATGTTTAAAGAAGATTGTCTGTTTTGCAAAATCGCCGCTGGTACGATTCCCGGCAACAAAGTGTATGAAGACGACCGCATTCTCGCTTTTCACGATATCGCCCCGGCAGCGCCTGTGCATGTACTGATCATTCCGAAAACGCATATTGATTCGATGAACGAAGTGACAACTGAGCAATTGCCACTGATTGCTGAGATTCACGGCGTTGCGATTCAACTGGCAAAAGAACTGAACGTCGATCAATCCGGCTACCGCCTGATCAACAATTGCGGTCCAGATAGCGGACAAGCGGTTCAGCATGTGCATTATCACCTACTCGGCGGCGGCAAGCTCGGCGCACTTACAGGCAATTCCGATTCGCATGCGTAA